In Candidatus Sulfotelmatobacter sp., a single genomic region encodes these proteins:
- a CDS encoding class I SAM-dependent methyltransferase, protein MDTQTNITMSADPIEKFKAMQKQSWVHFAPLATFTTPPAARLVRFAGVKEGQRVLDVACGTGVVALTAARVGARVTGADLTPELLAQARENSKITGLEVDWHEADVEKLPFENQRFDVVLSQYGHMFAPRPDVAIGEMLRVLKPGGTIAFSTWPPDHYIGRMFVLVARYLPPPPPGVSPPVQWGDPNIVRERLGSAVKDLTFDRDVLMAPTLSPQHNRWVTEQTAGPVIKLVETLSGTDPAKLREFRQEYDALAAIYFEDNTVRQSYLMSRAIKL, encoded by the coding sequence ATGGACACCCAGACCAACATCACGATGAGCGCGGATCCGATCGAGAAGTTCAAGGCGATGCAGAAGCAGTCATGGGTGCACTTCGCGCCGCTCGCCACGTTCACCACCCCCCCGGCGGCGCGACTGGTGCGCTTCGCGGGCGTCAAAGAGGGCCAGCGCGTGCTCGACGTCGCGTGCGGCACCGGCGTAGTGGCTCTGACCGCGGCGCGTGTGGGCGCGAGAGTGACCGGCGCGGATCTCACGCCCGAGCTGCTGGCTCAGGCGCGCGAGAACTCGAAGATCACCGGTCTCGAAGTCGACTGGCACGAAGCGGACGTCGAGAAGCTGCCGTTCGAGAACCAACGCTTCGACGTGGTGCTGAGCCAGTACGGCCACATGTTCGCGCCGCGTCCCGACGTGGCGATCGGCGAGATGCTGCGCGTCCTGAAGCCGGGCGGCACCATCGCCTTCTCGACCTGGCCACCGGATCACTACATCGGTCGCATGTTCGTACTGGTCGCACGCTATCTTCCCCCGCCGCCGCCCGGCGTGTCGCCGCCGGTCCAGTGGGGCGATCCCAACATCGTGCGCGAGCGGCTCGGCTCCGCGGTCAAGGACCTGACCTTCGATCGCGACGTGCTGATGGCGCCGACACTGAGTCCGCAGCACAATCGCTGGGTCACCGAGCAGACGGCGGGCCCGGTGATCAAGCTGGTGGAAACGCTCTCGGGCACCGATCCGGCGAAGCTGCGGGAGTTCCGCCAGGAGTACGACGCGCTCGCCGCGATCTACTTCGAGGACAACACCGTCCGGCAGAGCTATCTGATGTCGCGCGCCATCAAGCTGTAG
- a CDS encoding alpha/beta fold hydrolase, which yields MRWIPLSVFLMVVAIAVWLSRPLPRTGLACDPHPVAGYDDAVRLVDSLRAAEAQGISSECGTRLMTHGAKTHRVIVMFHGLTNCPEQFDSLGRLSFARGANVLIPRLPHHGLANRMTGDLAHMSAPEMRAFTDRVMDAASGLGDSVTVAGLSIGGSIAAWVAQHRPGVDRAVMIAPMIGLSVARGRRSPVVARLMGAFPNSFMWWDPARKEKLAGPTYVYPRFATHSISAMLTMGWTTLEDAERHPPLCRSLAVITVGSDMAIDNGLCTTLVSEWRRHGVRDLVAFQFPKELKLNHDVVDPRQAGGNPSITYPVLTALIGP from the coding sequence ATGCGCTGGATTCCGCTCTCGGTGTTTCTGATGGTGGTCGCGATCGCCGTGTGGCTTTCGCGACCACTTCCCCGTACCGGGCTGGCCTGCGACCCGCATCCGGTGGCCGGCTACGACGACGCCGTGCGGCTGGTGGATTCGCTGCGGGCCGCCGAGGCACAGGGCATTTCGAGCGAATGCGGCACGCGCCTGATGACGCACGGCGCGAAGACGCATCGCGTGATCGTGATGTTCCATGGCCTCACCAATTGTCCCGAGCAGTTCGACTCGCTGGGACGCCTGTCGTTCGCGCGCGGGGCCAACGTGCTGATCCCGCGCCTGCCGCACCACGGGCTCGCCAATCGCATGACCGGCGACCTCGCCCACATGTCCGCACCCGAAATGCGCGCGTTCACCGATCGCGTCATGGACGCCGCCAGCGGCCTCGGCGACAGCGTGACGGTGGCCGGACTCTCGATCGGCGGCTCGATCGCGGCCTGGGTGGCGCAGCACCGGCCGGGTGTCGATCGCGCCGTGATGATCGCCCCGATGATCGGGCTGTCGGTGGCACGCGGCCGGCGCTCCCCGGTCGTGGCCCGGCTGATGGGCGCGTTCCCGAACAGCTTCATGTGGTGGGATCCGGCCCGGAAGGAGAAGCTGGCGGGCCCCACCTACGTCTACCCGCGATTCGCCACGCACTCGATCTCGGCCATGCTGACGATGGGCTGGACGACGCTCGAGGACGCCGAACGACACCCGCCGCTCTGCCGGTCGCTGGCGGTGATCACGGTCGGGAGCGACATGGCGATCGACAACGGCCTCTGCACCACGCTGGTCTCGGAGTGGCGCCGCCATGGCGTCCGCGACCTGGTGGCCTTTCAGTTTCCGAAGGAGCTGAAGCTCAACCACGACGTGGTGGATCCCCGGCAGGCCGGCGGGAATCCGTCGATCACCTATCCGGTGCTGACGGCCCTCATCGGGCCCTAA
- a CDS encoding NnrS family protein has protein sequence MAIEPYRILFPIGAACGLIGAGVWPLQALGLFGWPGPLHRSLMMPGFETAFVLGFLLTSMPAFTHGPKCRPIELGLATGAMLVAIGAALAGWTAIAEAASLAALLVAAVALASRIKPGAQAPPEEYRFVAFGLLAGMIGAALRLALALDAPLDLPPRFAERLTSLGMVLSLVIGLGGLLVPTFAQFRDPLTIRGIAAPHERRGRRALYLAAIVLLATSFVLEAAKLARAGAVLRAIVGAAIVLLVWRPWRMPGRNRAAAWALWGAGWSIVLGLIGAALWPAHDTALLHLTFLGGFALLTLGVATRVVVSHSRQALSVESVLFTPTMLATMLLALAARLAAEASPARANLWLGASGALWCAVWTWWLARALPLMRSRATPAA, from the coding sequence ATCGCGATCGAACCCTATCGGATCCTGTTCCCGATCGGCGCGGCGTGCGGCCTGATCGGCGCCGGAGTTTGGCCGCTCCAGGCGCTGGGCCTCTTCGGTTGGCCCGGACCCTTGCATCGCTCGCTAATGATGCCGGGGTTCGAGACCGCGTTCGTGCTCGGCTTCCTGCTCACCTCGATGCCGGCGTTCACGCATGGCCCGAAGTGCCGCCCGATCGAGCTGGGGCTCGCGACCGGCGCGATGCTGGTTGCGATCGGCGCGGCGCTGGCCGGCTGGACGGCGATCGCCGAAGCCGCCTCGCTGGCGGCGCTGCTGGTGGCCGCGGTGGCGCTCGCGAGCCGGATCAAGCCGGGCGCCCAGGCGCCGCCCGAGGAGTACCGGTTCGTGGCGTTCGGCCTGCTCGCGGGAATGATCGGAGCCGCACTGCGGCTGGCGCTCGCGCTGGACGCGCCGCTCGATCTGCCGCCGCGCTTCGCCGAACGTCTCACCTCGCTCGGCATGGTGCTGTCGCTGGTGATCGGGCTGGGTGGACTGCTGGTGCCGACCTTCGCTCAGTTTCGCGATCCGTTGACGATTCGCGGTATCGCGGCGCCGCACGAGCGGCGCGGACGGCGCGCGCTCTACCTCGCGGCGATCGTGCTGCTCGCAACGTCGTTCGTGCTCGAGGCGGCGAAGCTCGCGCGTGCCGGCGCGGTGCTGCGCGCGATCGTGGGCGCCGCAATCGTGCTGCTGGTCTGGCGGCCGTGGCGGATGCCGGGGCGCAACCGAGCCGCCGCGTGGGCGCTGTGGGGCGCGGGCTGGTCGATCGTGCTGGGGCTGATCGGCGCGGCGCTGTGGCCGGCGCACGACACGGCGCTCCTCCATCTCACCTTTCTCGGCGGATTCGCGTTGCTGACTCTGGGCGTGGCGACCCGCGTGGTGGTGTCGCACAGCCGCCAGGCGTTGAGCGTGGAGAGCGTGCTGTTCACGCCCACGATGCTGGCGACCATGCTTCTCGCGCTGGCGGCGCGGCTGGCGGCCGAAGCGAGCCCGGCGCGCGCCAACCTGTGGCTCGGGGCGAGCGGCGCGCTGTGGTGCGCGGTCTGGACCTGGTGGCTGGCGCGGGCCCTGCCGCTCATGCGCTCGCGAGCCACTCCCGCGGCGTGA